A region of Coleofasciculaceae cyanobacterium DNA encodes the following proteins:
- a CDS encoding DUF1517 domain-containing protein: MTSWRDRISKFSGKTRFVVSRIFIHLAGAEIAPMLGVLNRVAREAIDADGDLEVLGEGLVSVCQNLLQMSNDWQSAGNEGDVFWDEGEAGDYVNELFTDSAQRYLSAIDTTEDINDNEPLSLPITSNLVIILTVAMTGESTELETNLADVEALEYGLKALINLHYQEKLRAIQIHFSPAKLGDELDGEQLLLNFPELIPL; this comes from the coding sequence ATGACTTCTTGGCGCGATCGCATCTCGAAATTTAGTGGCAAAACCCGCTTTGTCGTATCTCGCATTTTTATCCACTTAGCAGGAGCGGAAATTGCTCCCATGTTAGGTGTCTTAAATCGTGTCGCTAGAGAAGCAATTGACGCTGATGGCGATCTAGAAGTACTGGGAGAAGGGTTAGTCTCTGTCTGCCAAAATCTGCTGCAAATGAGTAATGATTGGCAATCTGCGGGCAATGAGGGAGATGTGTTTTGGGATGAGGGAGAAGCAGGGGATTATGTCAATGAACTGTTTACCGATTCCGCCCAAAGATATCTCAGTGCCATAGATACTACTGAAGATATTAACGATAACGAGCCTTTGTCTCTACCTATCACTAGCAATCTAGTAATTATCTTAACCGTTGCTATGACTGGGGAATCGACCGAGCTAGAAACCAATCTCGCCGATGTAGAAGCGTTGGAATATGGACTCAAAGCTTTAATTAATCTCCATTATCAAGAAAAGCTCAGAGCGATTCAAATCCATTTCTCACCTGCCAAATTAGGTGATGAGCTAGATGGAGAGCAATTATTACTTAACTTTCCTGAATTGATTCCCCTTTAA